Proteins encoded within one genomic window of Lusitaniella coriacea LEGE 07157:
- the menB gene encoding 1,4-dihydroxy-2-naphthoyl-CoA synthase, protein MQVEWQVAKTYEDILYYKAGGIAKIVINRPHKRNAFRPKTIVELYDAFCDVREDPKIGVVLLTGAGPHTDGKYAFCSGGDQSVRGKAGYLDETGVPRLNVLDLQRLIRSLPKVVIALVAGYAIGGGHVLHLICDLTIAAENAVFGQTGPKVGSFDGGFGASYLARIVGQKKAREIWFLCRQYSAAEALEMGLVNCVVPLEQLETEGVTWANEVLQKSPIAIRCLKAAFNADCDGQAGLQELAGNATLLYYMTEEGAEGKQAFLEKRPPDFQQYPWLP, encoded by the coding sequence ATGCAAGTTGAATGGCAAGTTGCCAAAACCTACGAAGATATCCTCTACTACAAAGCTGGGGGGATTGCCAAAATTGTGATTAATCGACCCCACAAACGCAATGCCTTTCGTCCCAAAACCATTGTCGAACTCTACGATGCCTTTTGCGATGTTCGCGAAGACCCGAAAATAGGTGTTGTTTTGCTGACGGGGGCAGGCCCTCATACGGATGGGAAATATGCGTTTTGTTCGGGAGGGGATCAAAGCGTGCGCGGTAAAGCGGGGTATCTCGACGAGACAGGCGTACCTCGTTTGAATGTTTTGGATTTGCAGCGTCTGATTCGTTCTCTTCCCAAGGTTGTCATTGCTTTAGTTGCGGGATACGCCATTGGTGGGGGTCACGTTCTTCATCTCATTTGCGATCTGACCATTGCCGCAGAGAATGCAGTTTTCGGGCAAACGGGCCCCAAAGTTGGGAGTTTTGATGGGGGGTTTGGCGCATCCTATCTGGCGCGAATTGTCGGACAAAAGAAAGCTAGGGAAATTTGGTTTCTCTGCCGTCAGTATAGTGCTGCTGAGGCGCTGGAGATGGGTTTGGTGAATTGTGTCGTTCCTCTCGAACAGCTTGAAACCGAAGGCGTGACTTGGGCGAACGAAGTTTTACAAAAAAGTCCGATCGCGATTCGCTGTCTTAAGGCTGCATTTAATGCTGATTGCGACGGTCAAGCGGGTTTGCAAGAATTGGCAGGCAATGCAACGCTACTTTACTACATGACAGAGGAAGGGGCAGAAGGCAAACAGGCTTTTTTGGAGAAGCGTCCCCCAGATTTTCAGCAATATCCCTGGTTACCTTAA
- a CDS encoding flavodoxin family protein, which yields MSEQLTKITEHQCKNTPAKYDDLKALFLNCTLNRTPVLSHTRGVIDIAKHIFEANGVKTKVIRPVDYEIPAGLGLDMSQTDEWDKDDWPTIQKEIDETDILVLCTSVWLGEKSSVCNRVLERMYGYTHLLNEKGQYRDYGKVGATLITGNEDGIKHCAMNILFSLSHIGYTIPPQVDAGWLGEVGPGPSYRDSGSGGPENDFTNRNTTFLAWNCMHMARLLKDNNGIPAHGNQPEAWDAGCKSDFSNPEHKV from the coding sequence ATGTCAGAGCAACTCACAAAAATAACCGAGCATCAGTGCAAAAATACTCCAGCCAAATATGACGATCTCAAAGCTCTTTTTTTAAACTGTACGCTGAATAGAACGCCCGTTTTATCTCATACAAGAGGTGTCATTGATATCGCCAAACATATTTTTGAAGCTAACGGGGTCAAAACTAAAGTTATTCGCCCTGTTGATTACGAAATTCCGGCGGGACTTGGGCTAGATATGTCGCAAACCGATGAATGGGACAAAGACGACTGGCCCACAATTCAAAAAGAAATTGACGAAACTGACATTTTGGTTTTATGTACTTCAGTTTGGTTAGGGGAAAAAAGTTCTGTTTGCAATCGAGTCCTGGAGCGAATGTATGGCTATACTCATCTTCTGAATGAAAAAGGTCAATATCGAGACTACGGAAAAGTGGGTGCAACTTTAATCACGGGTAACGAAGATGGGATCAAACATTGCGCTATGAATATTTTGTTTTCCCTATCCCATATTGGCTATACCATTCCACCTCAAGTGGATGCAGGATGGCTTGGAGAAGTTGGCCCTGGCCCTTCCTATCGAGATTCGGGTTCTGGGGGCCCAGAAAACGATTTTACCAACAGAAATACTACTTTTCTTGCTTGGAACTGTATGCATATGGCAAGACTATTGAAAGACAATAACGGGATTCCAGCGCACGGAAACCAACCAGAAGCTTGGGATGCGGGTTGTAAAAGCGATTTTAGTAATCCAGAACATAAAGTATAG
- a CDS encoding TetR/AcrR family transcriptional regulator, protein MPRNKTISNEEILAVARKLFFQEGVNASTRKIAKQAGISEAVIYQRFGTKEDFFFSAMKLPEAQLDEIFRLKIGEGKVVENLERISLGIVNYFREVMPVFLTLISHPSFSMPTFLERHSIPATQLSEKLIDYLTGESKLGRVRGNNSAIAVDVLLSYLHNIALYETLDAPQAKIERSVADAIALLWDGLAP, encoded by the coding sequence ATGCCTCGTAACAAGACCATTTCCAACGAAGAAATTCTTGCTGTTGCTCGTAAGCTCTTTTTCCAAGAGGGTGTGAATGCCTCTACACGAAAAATTGCCAAACAAGCAGGTATTTCTGAGGCTGTCATCTATCAACGTTTTGGGACGAAAGAAGACTTCTTTTTTTCTGCGATGAAACTGCCGGAGGCGCAACTTGACGAGATATTTCGTCTCAAAATTGGGGAAGGAAAAGTTGTTGAAAACCTTGAACGTATCAGCCTTGGAATTGTTAATTACTTCCGTGAGGTGATGCCCGTATTTTTGACACTTATCAGTCATCCCTCGTTCAGTATGCCAACTTTTCTCGAACGGCATAGCATACCCGCAACGCAGCTTAGTGAAAAGTTGATAGATTATCTCACTGGAGAATCAAAGTTAGGACGAGTTCGTGGAAATAATAGCGCGATCGCGGTTGATGTTTTGTTGTCCTACTTACATAACATTGCTTTGTACGAAACACTTGACGCACCTCAAGCCAAAATCGAGCGTTCTGTTGCCGACGCGATCGCGCTATTGTGGGATGGACTAGCGCCTTGA
- a CDS encoding ubiquinone biosynthesis protein COQ4 encodes MTLQEAIQELRALEAQKNDISAQMSDEMRKIFESHDAVHVLFACGTTIEDEIAAHVWMVFGTTAKLSEMHHAVANREHRTVLSGIGHFKLLNIWIGCLPRIFTILAKCLRMKKRFPLEELSRLKELSLCDLRYEYGIVV; translated from the coding sequence ATGACTCTACAGGAAGCGATTCAAGAACTACGCGCTTTAGAAGCGCAAAAAAACGATATATCAGCACAAATGTCCGACGAAATGAGGAAAATTTTTGAGTCTCACGACGCGGTTCATGTCTTGTTTGCTTGCGGTACGACAATTGAAGATGAAATTGCCGCACACGTATGGATGGTTTTTGGCACAACAGCCAAACTCAGCGAGATGCACCATGCTGTGGCTAACCGAGAACATCGCACTGTTTTGTCGGGGATTGGTCACTTTAAATTATTGAACATTTGGATTGGTTGTCTCCCACGAATTTTTACGATTTTGGCTAAATGCCTGCGCATGAAAAAACGGTTTCCCTTGGAGGAACTTTCGAGATTGAAAGAGCTGTCATTATGCGATCTTCGTTACGAGTACGGTATTGTTGTCTAA
- a CDS encoding pentapeptide repeat-containing protein — translation MDRSELLEQYASGERDFSLCNLSGADLGGANLRKANLSEANLSYTNLYGANLYGANFYGANLSGANLSRADLCGAKFREADLREANLRKANLSHANFQEADLGGADLRKANLSEANLSYTNLSYANLSGVNLSGVNLSEAELIGTNLHKTNLSYTYLSEANLSEADLSEADLSEADLSNVNLSNVNLSEANLNGANLKGASLTNAKLNEANLRNSQIDSQTQWDRKWLLVWKILNQQLKNINLSNVNLRGVNLSRVNLSGVDLSGANLRRATLSKTNLKGANLKGADLSEANLSNANLSNANLSNANLKGADLSEANLSEAKLLNTSLKEAELTGACIEDWHTNNHTDLSGAFCDYIYLQLNGQAQDTKKRFTERRPHNHNKFFASGEFTKLFKKGFTTVDLIFSNGIDWKAFLTLFQRLQVECNSDELSINSFENKGDGTFVVRVNVPYSANKPEIEKYLKRQHQLESKNKQPISANKEQNANLLEIAKIMANAQPPAINVEAKAIVNRKPEQNNVNFRGASISGRMSQKNKGRMQCRDIHNYTPEQKQTLAEAAKEIQNLLKQLEQTNPTATEPEQIAYVNDETTPSLKRRAAKAFMAGGEAAIEEFLDNPYVNVGKAIVKGWIEA, via the coding sequence ATGGATCGTAGTGAATTATTAGAACAGTATGCTTCTGGAGAGAGAGATTTTAGCTTATGTAACCTCAGTGGAGCTGACCTTGGTGGAGCAAACCTTCGCAAAGCTAACCTAAGTGAGGCTAACCTGAGTTATACCAATCTCTATGGAGCCAACCTCTATGGAGCCAATTTCTATGGAGCTAACCTGAGTGGAGCCAACCTCAGTAGAGCCGACCTCTGTGGTGCTAAATTTCGCGAAGCTGACCTTCGCGAAGCTAACCTTCGCAAGGCTAACCTGAGTCATGCCAACTTCCAAGAAGCCGACCTTGGTGGAGCCGACCTTCGCAAAGCAAACCTGAGTGAGGCTAACTTGAGTTATACCAACCTGAGTTATGCCAACCTGAGTGGAGTTAACCTGAGTGGAGTTAATCTCAGTGAAGCCGAACTAATTGGAACCAATCTTCATAAGACCAATCTCAGTTACACCTATCTCAGCGAAGCAAACCTGAGTGAGGCAGACCTAAGTGAAGCAGACTTAAGTGAAGCAGATCTAAGTAACGTCAACCTCAGTAACGTCAACCTCAGTGAAGCCAATCTTAATGGAGCTAATCTCAAAGGAGCTAGTCTCACTAATGCCAAACTTAACGAAGCGAACCTCAGAAACTCTCAAATTGATTCGCAAACCCAATGGGATCGAAAATGGTTGTTAGTTTGGAAAATTCTCAATCAGCAACTTAAAAACATTAATCTCAGTAATGTCAACCTTCGTGGAGTTAATCTTAGTAGAGTTAACCTCAGTGGAGTTGATCTTAGTGGAGCTAACCTCCGTAGAGCCACGCTTAGTAAAACCAATCTAAAAGGAGCCAATCTAAAAGGAGCCGATCTTAGTGAAGCCAACCTCAGTAATGCCAACCTCAGTAATGCCAACCTCAGTAATGCCAATCTAAAAGGAGCCGATCTTAGTGAAGCCAACCTCAGCGAAGCCAAACTTCTCAATACTTCATTAAAAGAAGCCGAGCTAACAGGAGCTTGTATCGAAGATTGGCACACCAACAATCACACCGATCTTAGTGGCGCTTTCTGCGACTATATTTACCTACAACTTAACGGGCAGGCACAAGATACAAAAAAGCGTTTTACAGAACGTCGTCCCCACAATCACAATAAATTCTTTGCTTCAGGTGAATTCACCAAACTCTTCAAAAAAGGATTCACAACTGTCGATCTTATTTTTAGTAATGGTATTGACTGGAAAGCTTTTCTCACATTATTTCAAAGACTTCAAGTTGAATGTAATAGTGACGAATTATCGATTAATTCCTTTGAAAATAAAGGTGATGGAACTTTCGTTGTTCGTGTCAATGTTCCTTACAGTGCAAATAAACCAGAGATCGAGAAGTACCTGAAGCGTCAACATCAACTAGAAAGTAAAAATAAGCAACCGATCTCTGCTAATAAAGAGCAAAATGCCAACTTGTTAGAAATAGCTAAAATCATGGCAAATGCCCAACCACCTGCAATCAATGTGGAGGCAAAAGCTATAGTCAATCGCAAACCCGAACAGAATAACGTTAATTTTCGTGGCGCTTCGATTTCCGGCAGAATGTCGCAAAAGAATAAAGGAAGAATGCAATGCCGCGATATCCACAACTACACTCCCGAACAAAAACAAACCCTTGCCGAAGCAGCTAAAGAAATTCAAAACCTCCTCAAACAACTCGAACAAACCAACCCCACCGCCACAGAACCCGAACAAATCGCCTACGTCAATGACGAAACCACTCCCAGCTTGAAGCGTCGCGCTGCAAAGGCATTCATGGCTGGCGGAGAAGCAGCAATTGAAGAATTTTTGGATAATCCCTACGTCAATGTGGGGAAGGCAATTGTCAAAGGCTGGATTGAAGCTTAG